One Centropristis striata isolate RG_2023a ecotype Rhode Island chromosome 22, C.striata_1.0, whole genome shotgun sequence genomic window carries:
- the LOC131960910 gene encoding uncharacterized protein LOC131960910 has product MSPLFCQFYQNKSDPKDSQCGFFYILQTQRRVYIGYTSTLPESRGRTRSRKFTLNQVNHKSFSPTQRCRRSTRSCPVDLPFCGDNCGSTMVSFHRRRAAALLLLLARQQRRGRRRTSRHWVHPLNQRRPQQGDFYHLVAELRLDSQRHHQYFRMVAEQMDLLLSIIGPEPTRQNTNYRAAIEAKQRLAVGLRQEPVFHIQALCWSVASPWVGATPPLPWAPGPVGPRCSRPRHRLCCGNRLCSASTRR; this is encoded by the exons ATGTCCCCTTTGTTTTGCCAg TTTTACCAGAATAAATCTGACCCAAAAGACAGCCAGTGTGGATTCTTCTACATTCTacaaacacaacgcagagtctaCATAGGTTACACAAGCACCCTCCCGGAGTCCCGAGGtcgcacgagatctcgcaaattcacgCTTAATCAAGTGAACCACAAATCATTTTCTCCCACTCAGAGGTGTAGAAGATCAACTCGGTCCTGTCCTGTAGATCTACCTTTTTGTGGAGATAATTGTGGTTCAACCATGG TGTCTTTTCATAGGAGGAGAGCAGCTGCTTTGTTGCTTCTGCTTGCAAGACAGCAGAGGAGGGGTAGAAGGAGAACAAGCCGGCACTGGGTCCATCCATTAAATCAGCGCAGGCCTCAACAAGGAGATTTTTATCATCTTGTGGCTGAACTGCGCCTGGACAGTCAACGGCATCATCAGTACTTTCGTATGGTTGCAGAGCAAATGGATCTGCTTCTCTCCATTATAGGCCCAGAACCCACCAGACAGAACACTAACTACAGAGCTGCCATCGAAGCAAAGCAGAGACTGGCTGTTGGACTGAG ACAGGAGCCAGTCTTCCACATCCAAGCTCTGTGCTGGTCTGTGGCTTCTCCTTGGGTCGGTGCGACCCCCCCTCTCCCTTGGGCTCCGGGACCTGTGGGGCCCAGATGTAGTAGGCCCCGGCACAGACTGTGCTGCGGAAACCGTCTGTGCTCTGCATCCACTCGCCGTTAG